The Streptomyces tendae genome has a window encoding:
- a CDS encoding dicarboxylate/amino acid:cation symporter, translating to MSVSSNTQSKLPVRVPFWAQILAGLVLGVLLGWLARSQDLSWLVTTLEKVGGTFIGLLKLAVAPLVFFAILVSITNLRKVNNAARLASRTLLWFMVTSLIAVAIGLVIGLVTNPGAGTGLTPADGKAPEKTGSWIDFLTGIVPTDVITPFTELNVLQIVFMAAVAGIAALQLGEKAQPILTLSESVLELLQKALWWVIRLAPLGTVGLIGNAIATYGWNLIGKYATFTADIYVGCLIVLFGVYPALLATAAKVNPVQFFKGAWPAIQLAFVSRSSVGTMPLTQKVTERLGVPKEYASFAVPFGATTKMDGCAAIYPAIAAIFVAQIFDVPLGVGDYLLIAFVSVVGSAATAGLTGATVMLTLTLSTLGLPMEGVGLLLAIDPILDMIRTATNVAGQALIPVVVSAREGLLDREKYDTVASAPIDADEPRVAVAA from the coding sequence ATGTCCGTGTCCTCGAACACGCAGTCAAAGCTGCCTGTCCGCGTGCCCTTCTGGGCCCAGATACTCGCCGGCCTCGTCCTGGGCGTCCTGCTCGGCTGGCTCGCCCGCAGCCAGGACCTCTCCTGGCTGGTCACCACCCTGGAGAAGGTCGGCGGCACCTTCATCGGCCTGCTGAAGCTCGCCGTCGCCCCGCTGGTCTTCTTCGCGATCCTGGTCTCCATCACCAACCTGCGGAAGGTCAACAACGCGGCCAGGCTGGCCTCGCGGACCCTCCTGTGGTTCATGGTCACCTCGCTGATCGCGGTGGCGATCGGCCTGGTCATCGGCCTGGTCACCAACCCGGGTGCGGGCACCGGCCTCACCCCGGCCGACGGCAAGGCCCCGGAGAAGACCGGCTCCTGGATCGACTTCCTCACCGGCATCGTGCCGACCGACGTGATCACGCCGTTCACCGAACTGAACGTGCTGCAGATCGTGTTCATGGCCGCCGTCGCCGGCATCGCCGCCCTCCAGCTCGGTGAGAAGGCCCAGCCCATCCTCACCCTGAGCGAGTCCGTCCTGGAGCTGCTGCAGAAGGCGCTGTGGTGGGTCATCCGCCTGGCCCCGCTCGGCACCGTCGGCCTCATCGGCAACGCCATCGCCACCTACGGCTGGAACCTGATCGGCAAGTACGCCACCTTCACCGCCGACATCTACGTCGGCTGCCTGATCGTCCTCTTTGGCGTCTACCCGGCGCTGCTGGCGACCGCCGCCAAGGTCAACCCGGTGCAGTTCTTCAAGGGCGCCTGGCCCGCGATCCAGCTCGCCTTCGTCTCCCGCTCCTCCGTCGGCACCATGCCGCTGACCCAGAAGGTCACCGAGCGCCTGGGCGTGCCGAAGGAGTACGCCTCCTTCGCCGTGCCGTTCGGCGCGACCACGAAGATGGACGGCTGCGCCGCCATCTACCCGGCCATCGCCGCGATCTTCGTCGCGCAGATCTTCGACGTGCCGCTCGGGGTGGGCGACTACCTGCTGATCGCGTTCGTCTCGGTGGTGGGCTCCGCCGCCACGGCCGGCCTCACCGGCGCCACGGTCATGCTGACCCTCACCCTGTCCACCCTCGGCCTGCCGATGGAGGGCGTGGGCCTGCTCCTCGCCATCGACCCGATCCTGGACATGATCCGCACGGCGACCAACGTCGCCGGGCAGGCCCTGATCCCGGTCGTCGTCTCCGCCCGCGAGGGCCTGCTCGACCGTGAGAAGTACGACACCGTGGCGTCGGCACCCATCGACGCGGACGAACCGCGGGTGGCGGTCGCCGCCTGA
- a CDS encoding LamG domain-containing protein has protein sequence MRKRRGLLGSCLAALVVGAVTPSAASAAEQSNLPPAVQDLQTAFKDCASGDEPAYVGSPPALQARLTDPVEDDRIGYPEQLTAEFEIWWSDPDGTAQRRTWTTSPYPVGLVHRITLPPDIPSDTVLSWHVRANDGVAYSPWSSEAPGAACRFVYDDASPAAPVVSSPEYPADTWWTGGVGIYGSFTMDSPSADVVEYRYTFLGGPSGTARPAEMGGPATIRYVPLSRGSQILSVQALDRAGRVSGRTDYSFYPNAASAPVSRWKLDDEAGSATAAAEAGEAARAGRGVTFAGPAPSGTPLTSTATLDGSRHGFLTTGSPAVDSGRTFAVGAWVRPARDDRSMNVLSQDTASGAAYALALEAPRKASASWSFTLGDAKVTGGTPEAGEWAYLLGVYDTETGYAQLFVDGREVGTKTEAAPVRADGAFQIGRTLGPNGYRRHWHGDVGDVRAYDRLVVPSEVTDLAHRKPRLLGHWSFSTGDDGTTPENAGGAPLRLGTGASVYRVSDMCTPDVDPDCTTWPRYPLVGDGHLELDGESGHAALDTPVVDTGDSFTLGVVARIEQNDATRPMTVLSQAGEHTEAFKLRYDPALYAWQLIMPERDEAGAPEKVVSQLTMPDGANGYGTQLAIVYDDATDTVRLFADGYTEADATAHLQDGWTSTGPLQVGRARTADGWGEHLKGQVDELQAYAGALTDEDVRQLGWETDPCLC, from the coding sequence GTGCGCAAGAGACGTGGGCTGCTAGGCAGTTGCCTGGCGGCGCTGGTGGTGGGGGCGGTGACGCCGTCCGCCGCGTCCGCTGCGGAGCAGTCCAACCTGCCGCCTGCCGTGCAGGACCTGCAGACCGCGTTCAAAGACTGCGCGTCGGGTGACGAGCCGGCGTATGTCGGCAGCCCTCCGGCGCTCCAGGCCCGGCTGACCGATCCGGTGGAGGACGACCGCATCGGGTATCCGGAGCAGCTGACCGCCGAGTTCGAGATCTGGTGGTCCGATCCGGACGGCACCGCACAGCGGCGCACCTGGACCACCTCGCCGTACCCCGTGGGCCTGGTCCACCGCATCACCCTGCCGCCCGACATCCCGTCGGACACGGTCCTCTCATGGCATGTTCGGGCCAACGATGGCGTGGCGTACTCGCCCTGGAGCTCGGAAGCGCCGGGCGCCGCGTGCCGGTTCGTGTACGACGACGCGAGCCCGGCCGCTCCCGTCGTGAGCTCACCGGAGTACCCGGCGGACACGTGGTGGACCGGTGGGGTCGGCATCTACGGCAGCTTCACCATGGACTCTCCCTCCGCGGACGTCGTCGAGTACCGGTACACCTTCCTCGGCGGCCCGAGCGGCACCGCCCGCCCCGCCGAGATGGGCGGCCCCGCCACCATCCGTTACGTCCCGTTGAGCAGGGGTTCGCAGATCCTCAGCGTCCAGGCGCTGGACCGCGCCGGCCGGGTGAGCGGGCGCACCGACTACTCCTTCTATCCGAATGCGGCGAGCGCGCCCGTCTCGCGCTGGAAGCTCGACGACGAGGCCGGCTCCGCCACGGCGGCGGCCGAGGCGGGGGAGGCCGCCCGGGCGGGACGTGGTGTGACCTTCGCGGGCCCCGCGCCCTCAGGGACCCCGCTCACGTCCACGGCCACCCTCGACGGCAGCCGTCACGGCTTCCTCACCACCGGCAGCCCGGCCGTCGACAGCGGCAGGACCTTCGCCGTCGGCGCCTGGGTGCGCCCGGCGCGCGACGACCGTTCCATGAACGTGCTGAGCCAGGACACGGCGTCCGGCGCCGCCTACGCCCTGGCTCTCGAGGCCCCGCGGAAGGCGAGCGCCTCCTGGTCCTTCACCCTTGGCGACGCGAAAGTCACCGGCGGCACGCCCGAGGCCGGTGAATGGGCCTACCTGCTGGGCGTCTACGACACCGAGACTGGGTACGCCCAGCTCTTCGTCGATGGTCGCGAGGTCGGCACCAAGACCGAGGCCGCTCCGGTCAGGGCGGACGGCGCGTTCCAGATCGGCCGGACCTTGGGCCCGAACGGCTACCGCCGGCACTGGCACGGCGACGTCGGCGACGTCCGGGCGTACGACCGCCTCGTCGTCCCGAGCGAGGTGACCGACCTGGCCCACCGCAAGCCGAGGTTGCTGGGGCACTGGTCGTTCAGCACGGGCGACGACGGCACCACGCCCGAGAACGCGGGCGGAGCGCCCCTGCGGCTCGGGACGGGCGCGTCGGTCTACCGCGTGTCGGACATGTGCACCCCCGACGTCGATCCCGACTGCACGACGTGGCCCCGGTACCCGCTGGTCGGCGATGGGCACCTGGAGCTGGACGGTGAGAGCGGTCACGCCGCCCTCGACACCCCCGTCGTCGACACCGGTGACAGCTTCACCCTCGGAGTCGTCGCACGGATCGAGCAGAACGACGCCACCCGCCCGATGACGGTGCTCTCCCAGGCCGGTGAGCACACCGAAGCCTTCAAGCTGCGCTACGACCCGGCGCTGTACGCCTGGCAGCTGATCATGCCGGAGCGGGACGAGGCCGGCGCGCCCGAGAAGGTGGTCTCGCAGCTCACGATGCCGGACGGCGCCAACGGCTACGGCACCCAGCTGGCCATCGTCTACGACGACGCGACCGACACGGTCAGGCTGTTCGCCGACGGCTACACCGAGGCGGACGCCACCGCCCACCTCCAGGACGGCTGGACGAGCACCGGTCCGCTTCAGGTGGGCCGTGCCCGCACGGCCGACGGGTGGGGCGAACACCTGAAGGGCCAGGTGGACGAGCTCCAGGCGTACGCGGGCGCCCTGACGGACGAAGACGTACGCCAACTGGGCTGGGAGACCGATCCCTGTCTGTGCTGA
- a CDS encoding SPFH domain-containing protein — protein sequence MARTRAQSLRNVAQSVVGGADPRAAARDELRRRTGGGTSQSASRRDTGDDHEEWPAEGDGMDPADFPAAREQDGSSVDTVMRQKTVSLDEAGEALSRSEQLREDGETVHAIYPMVMPKGRSLMSMLPVLSLPVIGIVGTSVSSAAGGWSVTQPVFGLHYWVIAVAAVAFVWWRQGLVMVPDGCQAMITRFGKLEKVVGPGRVTLLSPWKRVSYIVNTTREYPFNAPVREAPTKGGVKASIDLFIQFRISDPVEFVYTLGAVRGFEEKLGNAVSETIRSLIYEQEAAGIYDMVGEDSGRLLEQLNQQFRPAVELTNANITHAEPSDRRYRMDLAAPEMVRMAKEAYTHEYALQLRKEQDEGDLNRELASSQETLSAIQADIAQYQAQMDTAVERETNRAEALARQRYVQAESEAKANAALLEAQALDIRAVTAAQAPEILEYRYQQQVLDTLEQVADHLPRLVRIGGADGTGAAGIDFLELARELVGERGGELFGEGEMAAVRERLAEVSARIAAREEEIGALLAAERPTVPEVPETGVTSAAPESAEADEVSGSAEEVQP from the coding sequence GTGGCACGTACGCGGGCGCAAAGCCTACGCAACGTCGCTCAGTCGGTCGTCGGCGGCGCGGATCCGCGCGCCGCGGCCCGTGACGAACTGCGCCGCCGCACCGGCGGCGGCACGTCACAGAGCGCGTCGCGCCGGGACACCGGGGACGATCACGAGGAGTGGCCCGCCGAGGGCGACGGCATGGATCCGGCCGACTTCCCGGCCGCCCGGGAGCAGGACGGCAGCTCCGTCGACACGGTGATGCGGCAGAAGACCGTGTCGCTGGACGAGGCCGGCGAGGCGCTGAGCCGCAGTGAGCAGCTGCGGGAGGACGGCGAGACCGTGCACGCCATCTACCCGATGGTGATGCCCAAGGGCCGCTCCCTGATGTCCATGCTGCCGGTGCTGTCGTTGCCGGTGATCGGGATCGTGGGCACGTCGGTCTCCTCGGCGGCCGGTGGCTGGAGCGTGACCCAGCCGGTGTTCGGGCTGCACTACTGGGTGATCGCGGTGGCCGCCGTCGCGTTCGTGTGGTGGCGGCAGGGCCTGGTCATGGTGCCGGACGGCTGTCAGGCGATGATCACCCGGTTCGGCAAGCTGGAGAAGGTCGTCGGCCCCGGGCGGGTCACCCTGCTCAGCCCCTGGAAGCGGGTGTCGTACATCGTCAACACCACCCGCGAGTACCCCTTCAACGCGCCGGTGCGGGAGGCCCCCACCAAGGGCGGCGTGAAGGCGTCCATCGACCTGTTCATCCAGTTCCGGATCAGCGACCCGGTGGAGTTCGTCTACACGCTCGGCGCGGTGCGCGGCTTCGAGGAGAAGCTCGGCAACGCGGTCAGCGAGACCATCCGCAGCCTGATCTACGAGCAGGAGGCGGCCGGCATCTACGACATGGTCGGCGAGGACAGCGGCCGTCTGCTGGAGCAGCTCAACCAGCAGTTCCGTCCCGCGGTGGAGCTCACCAACGCCAACATCACGCACGCCGAGCCCTCCGACCGCCGCTACCGGATGGACCTGGCCGCACCCGAGATGGTCCGCATGGCCAAGGAGGCGTACACCCACGAGTACGCGCTCCAGCTGCGCAAGGAGCAGGACGAGGGCGACCTGAACCGCGAACTCGCCTCCAGCCAGGAGACGCTGTCCGCGATCCAGGCCGACATTGCCCAGTACCAGGCGCAGATGGACACCGCCGTGGAGCGGGAGACCAACCGCGCCGAGGCGCTGGCCCGCCAGCGCTACGTGCAGGCCGAGTCGGAGGCCAAGGCCAACGCGGCGCTGCTGGAGGCGCAGGCCCTGGACATCCGCGCGGTGACCGCCGCGCAGGCCCCGGAGATCCTGGAGTACCGCTACCAGCAGCAGGTGCTCGACACCCTGGAGCAGGTCGCCGACCACCTGCCGCGTCTGGTGCGCATCGGCGGCGCCGACGGCACGGGGGCCGCCGGGATCGACTTCCTGGAGCTGGCACGCGAGCTGGTCGGCGAGCGCGGCGGGGAGCTGTTCGGCGAGGGCGAGATGGCCGCCGTACGGGAACGACTGGCGGAGGTGTCCGCGCGGATCGCCGCCCGTGAGGAGGAGATCGGCGCGCTGCTGGCGGCCGAGCGGCCGACGGTGCCCGAGGTGCCGGAGACGGGCGTGACGAGCGCTGCCCCCGAGAGCGCCGAAGCCGACGAAGTGTCCGGGTCCGCCGAGGAGGTCCAGCCGTGA
- a CDS encoding SPFH domain-containing protein, translating to MSSARMHRRSVISEAVAPWGDIARLLRGGEAGTLLPVIIPKHRRRLWWMLPFWAGAYALLSGVMLTLKESGSDGLGGMAAGALATFSYTVGVLLLVAGGLWWWRSSIVEIEQGTNGVLTRYGAVVRTLDAGRHYLWHPWSRVDFVVDTATEIPYSAPVMACPTQENVPLRSIEFFLKFRITDAVLFVRTIGAGNFDLVLSSAVQDAIRQRARRVRTERAYDLRGSDVADMQDLLNHQLSRYGVRITGCNIPDVQLPAQYQQHLATREQVAKESTAYEQEWGLIRKRRIDSLGMDIERAKKIRDARIVEVRAALNRAREEVAQLLERQETEAQRVRFEIETRGRSGLIAAENEARAQQALAKAYRDNRAVLQYELARRRLEVGAGLAGKAPRPVVVRTDGGTDTSALSTLFTAQLLPRLTAGDRLVTGGAVRPAEDGDHDPR from the coding sequence GTGAGTTCCGCCCGCATGCACCGTCGTTCGGTCATCTCCGAGGCCGTCGCGCCCTGGGGTGACATCGCCCGCCTGCTGCGTGGCGGCGAGGCCGGCACCCTGCTGCCGGTCATCATCCCCAAGCACCGCCGCAGGCTGTGGTGGATGCTGCCGTTCTGGGCCGGCGCCTACGCCCTGCTGTCGGGCGTGATGCTGACGCTGAAGGAGTCCGGCTCCGACGGGCTGGGCGGCATGGCCGCCGGTGCCCTGGCCACGTTCTCCTACACCGTCGGCGTGCTGCTGCTGGTGGCCGGCGGGCTGTGGTGGTGGCGCTCCTCGATCGTCGAGATCGAGCAGGGCACCAACGGCGTGCTCACCCGGTACGGCGCCGTCGTCCGCACCCTGGACGCGGGCCGGCACTACCTGTGGCACCCCTGGTCGCGGGTCGACTTCGTCGTCGACACGGCCACCGAGATCCCGTACTCGGCGCCCGTCATGGCCTGCCCCACGCAGGAGAACGTGCCGCTGCGCTCGATCGAGTTCTTCCTGAAGTTCCGCATCACCGACGCCGTGCTGTTCGTCCGCACCATCGGCGCGGGCAACTTCGACCTGGTGCTGTCCAGCGCCGTGCAGGACGCGATCCGGCAGCGGGCCCGCCGGGTGCGTACCGAGCGCGCCTACGACCTGCGCGGCTCCGACGTCGCCGACATGCAGGACCTGCTGAACCACCAGCTGTCCCGCTACGGCGTGCGCATCACCGGCTGCAACATTCCCGACGTGCAGCTTCCGGCGCAGTACCAGCAGCACCTGGCCACCCGGGAGCAGGTCGCGAAGGAGAGCACCGCCTACGAGCAGGAGTGGGGGCTGATCCGCAAGCGCCGCATCGACAGCCTGGGCATGGACATCGAGCGCGCCAAGAAGATCCGCGACGCCCGGATCGTCGAGGTGCGGGCCGCGCTGAACCGGGCCCGTGAGGAGGTCGCCCAGCTGCTGGAGCGGCAGGAGACCGAGGCCCAGCGGGTGCGCTTCGAGATCGAGACGCGGGGCCGCAGCGGTCTCATCGCCGCCGAGAACGAGGCCCGCGCCCAGCAGGCCCTCGCCAAGGCCTACCGCGACAACCGGGCGGTGCTCCAGTACGAACTGGCCCGCAGGCGGCTCGAAGTGGGCGCCGGACTGGCCGGCAAGGCACCGCGTCCGGTCGTGGTGCGCACCGACGGCGGCACCGACACCTCGGCGCTGTCCACGCTGTTCACCGCGCAGCTGCTGCCGCGGCTGACGGCGGGCGACCGGCTGGTGACCGGCGGCGCGGTCCGGCCGGCGGAGGACGGTGACCACGACCCGCGGTAG
- a CDS encoding TetR/AcrR family transcriptional regulator, with the protein MGAVKTKRMPRAVREQQMLDAAVRTFGHRGYMAASMDEIAELAGVSKPLVYLYLNSKEDLFTACIRREARALTEAVRAGARPELPADRQLWSGLTAFFTHTARHPDGWAVLHLQARTHGEVFAAEVAAMRAEIVAFVTQLILAAAREAHRDPDLREAEVSGLAEALVGAAESLADWANVTPGVTARQAAATLMNFAWAGLGDLMAGRHWSPPDDTGDADAPGPQSGLTSPVR; encoded by the coding sequence ATGGGTGCCGTGAAGACGAAGCGCATGCCGCGTGCGGTCCGCGAACAGCAGATGCTGGACGCGGCCGTACGGACCTTCGGTCACCGGGGGTACATGGCCGCGTCGATGGACGAGATCGCCGAACTGGCGGGCGTGTCCAAGCCGTTGGTGTACCTGTACCTGAACTCCAAGGAGGACCTGTTCACCGCGTGCATCCGGCGTGAGGCCAGGGCGCTGACCGAGGCGGTCCGCGCCGGGGCCCGGCCCGAACTGCCGGCCGACCGGCAGCTCTGGTCGGGCCTGACCGCGTTCTTCACGCACACCGCGCGGCACCCCGACGGCTGGGCGGTGCTGCATCTCCAGGCGCGCACGCACGGCGAGGTGTTCGCCGCAGAGGTCGCGGCGATGCGCGCGGAGATCGTCGCGTTCGTGACGCAGCTCATCCTGGCCGCCGCGCGGGAGGCCCACCGGGACCCGGACCTGCGCGAGGCCGAGGTGTCCGGGCTGGCCGAGGCGCTGGTCGGGGCCGCCGAGTCGCTGGCCGACTGGGCCAATGTCACCCCCGGGGTCACCGCCCGGCAGGCGGCGGCCACGCTGATGAACTTCGCGTGGGCCGGCCTGGGCGACCTGATGGCCGGCCGGCACTGGTCGCCCCCCGACGACACCGGCGACGCGGACGCCCCCGGGCCTCAGAGCGGGCTGACCTCACCGGTGAGGTGA
- a CDS encoding MaoC/PaaZ C-terminal domain-containing protein → MTPPPSDRAEAVLTHAPALTPLLARGAVLSPFRRPDPAAAHPRTRLVLPGLRADPARLTAYERVCGFPDGTGTLPVTYPHVLGFPLAMRLMSARDFPLPLLGLVHTSIGITRRRATPSADAYDLSVQVDGLVPHRRGTEAAVVTELRAGGEVVWESRSTYLARHRTTATPPKDPEETREDAEGLPAVAEWRLAGDLGRRYGAASGDRNPIHLHPLTARLFGFPRAIAHGMWTVARCLATHGTPDAATVRADFRAPVLLPGTVTYAADGGRFALRGGRGRVHLTGEVSPL, encoded by the coding sequence ATGACACCGCCCCCCTCGGACCGCGCCGAGGCCGTCCTCACCCACGCCCCGGCCCTCACCCCGCTGCTCGCCCGCGGCGCGGTGCTGTCGCCGTTCCGCCGCCCGGACCCCGCCGCCGCGCACCCGCGCACCCGGCTGGTACTCCCGGGCCTGCGCGCCGATCCCGCCCGGCTCACCGCGTACGAGAGGGTGTGCGGCTTCCCGGACGGCACGGGCACGCTGCCCGTGACGTATCCGCACGTGCTGGGCTTCCCGCTCGCCATGCGGCTGATGAGCGCCCGGGACTTCCCGCTCCCGCTGCTCGGGCTCGTCCACACCTCGATCGGCATCACCCGGCGCCGCGCGACGCCGTCCGCCGACGCCTACGACCTGAGCGTGCAGGTCGACGGGCTGGTCCCGCACCGGCGCGGCACCGAGGCCGCCGTGGTCACGGAGCTGCGGGCGGGCGGCGAGGTCGTGTGGGAGTCACGCAGCACCTACCTGGCCCGGCACCGGACCACCGCCACGCCCCCCAAGGACCCTGAGGAGACACGGGAGGACGCCGAAGGGCTTCCCGCCGTCGCGGAGTGGCGGCTCGCCGGGGACCTGGGCCGCCGCTACGGCGCCGCGTCCGGTGACCGCAACCCCATCCACCTGCACCCGCTCACCGCACGCCTCTTCGGATTCCCCCGCGCCATCGCGCACGGCATGTGGACCGTCGCCCGCTGCCTCGCCACGCACGGCACCCCGGACGCGGCCACCGTACGGGCGGACTTCCGCGCCCCGGTGCTGCTGCCCGGCACGGTGACCTACGCGGCGGACGGCGGGCGGTTCGCCCTGCGCGGCGGCCGCGGCCGGGTTCACCTCACCGGTGAGGTCAGCCCGCTCTGA
- a CDS encoding 3-oxoacyl-ACP reductase — MADRYLSFTGTAPGRFLTRRLGLPRPAPLRRWSAEHPALEGGLLHLTAGASRLGLAPVLARTGLGTDDTAGRPAAVVLDATGVRTVEDLAEVHAALHPVVRSVAESGRIVVLGAPLDPADHHQAAAQQALEGFTRSLGKETGGGRTVNLVRLTDADAAESTLRFLLSPKSAYVSGQVVTVGGQESPAAEDADRPLTGRTALVTGAARGIGEGVAETLARDGAEVVVLDVPQAEQDARRVAERIGGSVLLLDLTAADAGARIAEALPGGLDVLVHNAGITRDRRLVNMPKDRWSPVLEVNLASVLRTTDALLEAGALRRDGRIVATASIAGIAGNAGQTNYGASKAGITGLVRALAPRALAEHGVTVNAVAPGFIETRMTAAVPLFIREAGRRMNSLAQGGLPVDVAETTAWLAHPGSGAVNGQVVRVCGQSLLGA, encoded by the coding sequence ATGGCCGACCGCTATCTGAGCTTCACCGGCACCGCGCCGGGCCGCTTCCTCACGCGCCGGCTGGGGCTGCCCCGGCCCGCCCCGCTGCGCCGCTGGTCGGCGGAGCACCCGGCGCTGGAGGGCGGGCTGCTCCACCTCACCGCGGGCGCCTCCCGGCTCGGCCTCGCGCCCGTCCTCGCCCGCACCGGACTCGGCACCGACGACACCGCCGGCAGGCCCGCCGCCGTCGTCCTGGACGCCACCGGGGTGCGCACCGTCGAGGACCTCGCAGAGGTGCACGCCGCCCTGCACCCCGTCGTGCGCTCGGTGGCCGAGAGCGGCCGGATCGTGGTGCTCGGCGCCCCGCTCGACCCCGCGGACCACCATCAGGCCGCCGCCCAGCAGGCGTTGGAGGGCTTCACCCGCTCGCTCGGCAAGGAGACCGGCGGCGGCAGGACCGTGAACCTGGTCCGCCTCACCGACGCGGACGCGGCCGAGTCCACCCTGCGCTTCCTGCTCTCCCCGAAGTCCGCCTACGTCAGCGGCCAGGTCGTCACCGTCGGCGGCCAGGAGAGCCCCGCCGCCGAGGACGCCGACCGCCCGCTGACCGGACGCACCGCCCTGGTGACGGGCGCCGCGCGGGGCATCGGCGAGGGCGTCGCCGAGACGCTGGCCCGGGACGGCGCCGAGGTGGTCGTCCTCGACGTCCCGCAGGCCGAGCAGGACGCCCGCCGGGTGGCCGAACGGATCGGCGGCAGCGTGCTGTTGCTCGACTTGACCGCCGCCGACGCGGGCGCCCGGATCGCCGAGGCGCTCCCCGGCGGACTGGACGTACTCGTCCACAACGCCGGCATCACCCGCGACCGCCGCCTGGTCAACATGCCGAAGGACCGCTGGAGTCCGGTGCTGGAGGTGAACCTCGCGAGCGTGCTGCGCACCACCGACGCGCTGCTGGAGGCGGGGGCGCTCCGGCGCGACGGCCGGATCGTCGCCACCGCCTCCATCGCGGGCATCGCCGGGAACGCCGGCCAGACCAACTACGGCGCGAGCAAGGCCGGCATCACGGGGCTGGTCCGCGCCCTCGCGCCCCGCGCGCTCGCCGAGCACGGGGTGACGGTGAACGCGGTCGCGCCCGGCTTCATCGAGACCAGGATGACGGCCGCCGTCCCCCTGTTCATCCGGGAGGCCGGGCGCCGGATGAACTCCCTGGCCCAGGGCGGTCTGCCCGTCGACGTCGCCGAGACCACCGCCTGGCTCGCCCACCCCGGCTCGGGCGCGGTCAACGGCCAGGTCGTGCGCGTCTGCGGCCAGAGCCTGCTGGGGGCGTGA
- a CDS encoding acetyl-CoA C-acetyltransferase yields the protein MSTLKPAAARRVAVIGGSRVPFARSDGPYATASNQEMLTAALDGLVERYGLEQPGAVGEFVAGAVLKHSRDFNLARETVLGSRLDPRTPAYDIQQACGTGLQAIVAAANKIALGQTEAAVAGGSDTASDAPLGVNDDLRKVLLEARRATSFGARLKVLAKVRPGHLVPDIPRNAEPRTGLSMGEHAAVTARAWGISREAQDELAAASHQRLAAAYERGLFQDLVVPFRGLARDQNLRPGSTVEKLATLKPVFGLDRPEPTMTAGNSTPLTDGAAVVLLASEEWAEQRGLEPLAYLTAHETAAVDFVHGDVADGEDGLLMAPAYAVPRMLERAGLGLDDFDLIEIHEAFASQVLATLAAWEKRGLPPVDRSRLNVAGSSLATGHPFAATGARIVATLAKLLAERDAPGRGLISVCAAGGQGVTAILERP from the coding sequence ATGAGCACCCTGAAACCGGCCGCAGCGCGGCGCGTCGCGGTCATCGGCGGCAGCCGTGTCCCGTTCGCCCGCTCCGACGGGCCCTACGCCACCGCCTCCAACCAGGAGATGCTCACCGCCGCCCTGGACGGCCTGGTCGAGCGGTACGGGCTCGAACAGCCGGGCGCCGTGGGCGAGTTCGTCGCCGGGGCGGTCCTCAAGCACAGCCGTGACTTCAACCTCGCCCGGGAGACGGTCCTCGGCTCACGCCTGGACCCCCGCACCCCCGCCTACGACATCCAGCAGGCCTGCGGCACCGGGCTTCAGGCGATCGTGGCCGCCGCCAACAAGATCGCCCTCGGCCAGACCGAGGCCGCGGTCGCCGGCGGCTCCGACACCGCGAGCGACGCCCCCCTCGGCGTCAACGACGACCTGCGCAAGGTGCTTCTGGAGGCGCGCCGCGCCACGTCGTTCGGCGCCCGCCTCAAGGTGCTCGCCAAGGTGCGCCCCGGCCACCTCGTCCCCGACATCCCGCGCAACGCGGAGCCGCGCACCGGGCTGTCCATGGGCGAGCACGCCGCCGTGACGGCCCGCGCCTGGGGCATCAGCCGCGAGGCGCAGGACGAACTGGCGGCGGCCAGCCACCAGCGGCTGGCGGCGGCGTACGAACGCGGGCTGTTCCAGGATCTGGTGGTGCCCTTCCGAGGCCTCGCCCGGGACCAGAACCTGCGCCCCGGCTCCACGGTGGAGAAACTGGCCACGCTCAAGCCGGTGTTCGGCCTCGACCGGCCCGAGCCCACCATGACGGCGGGCAACTCCACCCCCCTCACCGACGGCGCCGCCGTCGTGCTGCTGGCGAGCGAGGAGTGGGCCGAGCAGCGGGGCCTGGAACCGCTGGCCTACCTCACCGCCCACGAGACCGCCGCCGTGGACTTCGTGCACGGCGACGTGGCGGACGGCGAGGACGGCCTGCTGATGGCCCCCGCGTACGCGGTCCCGCGCATGCTGGAGCGGGCCGGGCTGGGCCTGGACGACTTCGACCTGATCGAGATCCACGAGGCGTTCGCCTCCCAGGTGCTGGCCACCCTGGCCGCCTGGGAGAAGCGCGGCCTGCCGCCCGTCGACCGGTCCCGGCTGAACGTGGCCGGGTCGTCCCTGGCCACCGGACACCCCTTCGCCGCCACCGGCGCCCGCATCGTGGCGACCCTCGCCAAGCTCCTCGCCGAACGGGACGCCCCCGGCCGCGGGCTGATCTCGGTCTGCGCGGCCGGCGGTCAGGGCGTCACGGCGATCCTGGAACGGCCCTGA